The genomic region caccatttgtataaaataattactctttttagctgtttctaattggttttactttttaagtcatatcatattcaggtctaccccagtctttcttatgagctacccaattactaatgataatcttagacatatgttttatattttacgTATATAAGAAGTAAATCATCTgtctttattgaatcccttgcaATCAGTCTTTTgcatgtaccttatgtttctcttggctgttgtatgtcaaaatttctattacattcaggttaaatttttaaacaaagtcttgaaagtctgacagttgattaaatatccatttctttaaattcaggattatacttaactttgctgggtatgatatttttgactGGAGTCTGAGTTCTTTTGCTGTTCCATAGAGAGTGTTCCAAGACATGCAGTCTTTTAGTgtctccactgctaggtcttctgtgattctaattgtagcaccatcatatttaaatgatttttttcttgttgcttttaatattttatccttgagctgggggttttagaATTTGACTTCCATATTCCTACGAGTTTTccttataggatctctttcaaggggtgttcaatattttttaatctatttttactTCCCCTCTTTGTTCTAAAGCTTCAGgagaattttctttaattatttcttgtattttgtatcaagattctttttttgatgacagttttcaggtagtctgattaatCTTATGTTTTCTCATCTTGATCTGTTGTGGTTTTTTATGATTGATGTTTTtcgtattttattatttaatatttttagttttcaacactgatttccacaagattttgaattacaaattttctcctcatttctaccttcccccactccaagatggcatatactcggattccccccttccccagtcagccctcccttctgtcactccgcTCCCCGCGATCcgctttcctcttactttcttgtagggaagaaAAATTTCTATTCCTCATTCCCCATATATCcgatttcccagttgcatgtaaaaataacttttttgagcatctgcttttaaaacttcgagtcccaaatcctctcccctcttctcttcccactcaccctcttcaagaaggccagcaattcaacataggccacacatgtatcatatgcaaaacacttacaCAATAATCTTGTTGcaaaagactacctatatttccctccatcccatcttgaccccctttattcaattttctcccttgtccctgttccttttcaaaagtgtttgcttttgattacctcctcccccatttgccctctcttctgtcattctcactttttattcccttccacctactttcctgcatggtaagatacccaattgagtatgtatgttattccctcctcaagtcaaatctgatgatagcaagattcactcatttcacctcacttgccccctcttctcttcctaaagaactgcttttcttgccaaatttatgtgagatactttaccccattctttctctccctttatccatctttcaatatattcctctctctcaccttaatttgattttattttttagatatcatcccttcatattcaactcaccctgtgccttctgtctatatatatatatatatatatatatatatatatatatatatatatatatatatatatatatatatatatgtatgtatgtatgtatgtatatgtatattcccttcaactaccttaatactgagaaaggtctcatgaattacacacatcatctttccaggtaggaatgtaaacaaaacagttcaactttagtaagtcccttatgatttctctttcttgtttaccttttcatgcttctcttgattcttgtacttgaaaatcaaattttctattcagcgctggtcttttcattgaaaaagcttgaagtcctctattttactgaaaatccatgttttggcttggagcattatacttagttttgctgggtaggtgattcttggttttaattctagctcttttgaccttcagaatatcatattccaagcccttcaatcccttaatttagaagctgctagatcttgtgttatcctgattgtgttttcacaatactcaaattgtttccttctgactgcttacagtattttctccttgacctgggaagtctggaatttggcgacaatattcctaggagttttctttattgagatctttttcaggaagcaattgatggattttttccatttcggTTTTACCCTCTGGGCTCTAGAaaatcaggacaattttccttgaaaatttcttgaaagatgatgtctaggttctttttttgatcattgctttcaggtagtccaataattttaaaattatctctcatagctgtattctccaggtcagtggtttttccaatgagatatttcacattgttttccatttttaattcctttggttctgttttatgatttcttgatttctcataaagtcactagcttcttgttccattctaatttttaaggtggcattttctttagtggtcttttgaacttccttttccgtttgactaattctgcctttcaagacattcttctcctcattagcattttggaactcttttcaaatttgggttagcctatttcttaaggtgttatttgcttcagtatttttgaatcgcctttagcaagtccttgacttgctttttctgattttcttgcatcactctcatttctcttcccaatttttcctctatttctcttacttgcttttgcaaatcttttttgagctcttccatgccttgagcccaattcatatttttcttagaggcttttgatgtaggctctttgactttgttgacttcttttggctgcatgttttgatcttctttgccactaAAAAAGATTCAgtagtctgcatcctttttctctgcctgttcatgttcccagccaactacttgttccctgagctttttgtcaggatatgaccaCTTATAAAGTAGAGAGTAGTTTGTCCTGAGCTTTAGGTGGCACgatattgttttcagagctactcctaCTCTACTGTCCCCACAAGCTCTGCCaaagcagtgctcctcctcccccaagagccaccaaccagGACGGTgaaccagatccaagcagggtaatgCAAGGGAAACCTGCCTCTGCACCAAGAGGGGGATTCTGGCACtgcttaattccccccacccagtggtcctggggccagaagcaacccctgcttgagctctggaagcagccgcaggaaCTTTCTGCTGCTGCAGCCAACACGCCGCACCACCTCCACTAcctctggggctggggccagatggCTCTCAACCctgtccagcagttttcccactaaccttctcatggtctttggtgtttgtgggttgagaagtctggtaagtgccacagctcagtgatcaATGACCCTAAAGCCTGCTCAGCCTGTATCCAATCTCGTTGGTTCTGGTGGGGCcaatgctgggctgtgctccactcctagcaccatgcaatagaaacttcctagtgaccatccaggctgtgctgggctggacaCCTGCTTGCCTCtactatttcttgatttctgcagatctagaatttgtccagagccatttttacaggtgtttggagggatttggggaagagcttcaGGCTATCCCTCCTTTCCAACTGcaatcttggcttcacccccaccccaccccctcatgtCTTTTttaataagatgtttcactttctcttctattttttatttttcatattttgttcaatcatttcttgatctcttataacttcactggcttcactttgcccaattctaattttcaaggtgtcattttcttccttaaaattctggatctccttttctaattagttgactttcttttcataatcttgtttttcttgacttattcttatgtctttttttaatttttcctccatctctctcatttaatttttaaaatcttttaaagtccttctctGAATTATTTTTTGGCAAGTGTCCATTTCTGTTTACTCTTTGGGAtaaaagagggtttctttgcttcaatatcctcctctgaagatgaaccctggtatTCTCTATTCCCATGATAACTTTcaatggttgaattctttctcctttgtatatgcatttttgtggtaatagcttaatttttgtaatcatctcCAGTGCTaaggtatgggggatggtgcctcttgccccagatcttcagttctcccctctaacctggaaccaaagccagCCTCCTTTTCTGTCCACAGCCAGGGTCCACAGCCAGCTCCACTCTTTCAGCGTGCACCAGACTTGTGCTGGTTCCTTTTTGCCCTCACTGATCTGTGCAGCAACCTGGTtttggtgttccttgtcagcagagattCCCTCAACCTTCCCTGGCTCAGATATCCAAATACCCTCACCATCctgggtaaaagttcctgtgactGGGTCAAGGCAGCCTCAGAAACCAACTAAACCTTGGCTTTGGCTTGTGGTTTAAGCAGGCCTTAGCCTTGGGTTTTTACTCTTCAGAAGGACCAAACCACCTTCTGGGATTTTTCTTGTGACTTTCTCGagttgtcccaggaagacccctgttgtacacttattattatgtatttttacCAGCACTTTGTTCATCATAAGGTGCTATTTCATGTCTTTTGTGCGggaaaatctggagagcttggaagtTTCTGACCTAATCTGCCATCTTCCCTGAATCCTCTATAGCAATGTTTTCttttgccaaatctaatgaccaaCTCTCCAAGGTATTTGGGGAATCATGTTTTGATCACATGAACTGACACTGGAAATAACTAGGAATAGAAGTTATGTCTTGCTTAGGATTTAAAAGCACATGTGAGTTTCCTTGTGCGATTATACACTAGTTCTTTATGTTGTCTAAAGGaattagaaaatataaaagatattaaaagtaaaggtaaaaagtcaaatgaaaattaaataacaataatttaTGCGGCAGAGTATTTTAGGGTTTATAAGCACTTACCCTCACAAGGATCTTGAGAAGTAGGGATGCTAGTAGTATTACTTGCATTTTATAAAAGGGAATACTGAAATTGAGATGTGtgacaaatatgtatataaatatgaaaaggtTCTGAGAAAATTATTAGCATAAGGAACTCTTAGTAGAAAATCTCAAGAAAACAGCCTTATGAATCTATAGTTTTGTCCAGTTACTCAGTTTATAATTGTCAGGGGATGGATTAGAACTGAAGGGTTCCTGAGTCTAAGAACAGACATTTATCAAGTTCTTCACACATCATTAATGTTTTAGTGCCAAAGGAAACATATTTATAGTGTACTCTACTTTTTAGGTCTAAGTCTACaggtaataatttttatttaatttaacattattCTGTATTTAAGCCATTCCTAGCATAGAAGATGCCCAAACCTGTATAATCCCTCTATGTCCTCCTGCATGCCTCTATCCAAAGTCACTTtgaggtaacatttataggaatcttaaagaaagaaaatcacaatatgtataaaatacagtTCGGGGATAACATTCCAAAGAGTTAAGTAATGAAAGTCATCATTCAATTCCTCCTTGTAAAATTTGCTTCAAAGATTCAAAGTGAATCCTCTCAGAGAATGCTGAGAATATATTCTGGGTTATAAAAAGAGTTTCCCTTTGAATGGGATAGATGGTACATCTCTTGGGTGGATCCTAGGCCAATCCCTTCAAAGGATAAGGAGGGCAACaagcaaaagaagagaagaggtcttCTTTGTTCAACGGGCAGTTTTTGTCCTTGATCTACTCATCTTTCCTGAGACTGGTAGAAAGTCTAGAAAGGACTTTTAGAACATAGAAAATATTATATCTTAACATTTTAGGTTTATTAAAAAGGTAGCTCTAAATGCCCTTCCAACAGATATAAGGTCTATATTATGTGAGGATACAATCCCTGCTTTCATATAGGAAGAAGAGGCAAAATAAAAGCAATGGAAAAAGTGCACTATAGAACAGAAGAAAGTAAagaggatggaaaaaaattagtGGCTATTATGGGGAAGGGATGATGTGGATGAAGGGAACTTGTGAATGCATTGAATTTTCTGTTATCTCATTTTCAACTAATGccactgttattatttttcttatgtcattgttggtcagtcaatcaataagcatttattaagggtcaaCTTTGTGTCAGATACTATGCTATTTCCCAGGGGCATTTACAATTTAGAATTCTCTCATAACAAACATTTTATCTACAGTTGAAATATATTTTGAACTTTAATGCAATTCTGCGCATTTTTTCTCTGCTAAGGCTCTGTTGATTCGTCCACCAATTCCATGAAGGAGCCTATGCTGTGTAAAACTTCTTCAGTGTGATACAAGAGACACCATCTTGTTGAATGGCATTGAATAATCAAACACTGGTGACAGAATTTCTTCTACAAGGTTTCTCAGCGACATCTCAACTCCAGACATTCTTGTTTagcacctttctttttctttatctcacAGCCCTCACAGGTAATATTCTCATTGTCATGGCCATCAATCTGGACTCAGGTCTCCATACacccatgtattttttttcttgccaacTTGTCCATGTCAGATAATGGCTGCACATCCACAGTTCTGCCCAAATTTCTGGAGGATCTTTCTGTGGTAAAGAAATCCATTTCCTATGGTGGCTGCATGACCAAGCTgtatttcctccctttttttttattgGGGACTGAGCTTCTGCTCTTCACAGCCATGGCTTATGACAGATATGTGGCCATCTGCCACCCCTTACATTATAGTActatgatgagcaggatggtttgtATGATTTTAGTGAGCAGTGTGTGGGCTGCTGGAGCCCTCAGCTCAATATTACAAACTGGTCTAATGCTACAATTAATGTTTTGTGGTCCTAATGAAATTAAACACTTTCTGTGTGAAATCCCTTCTTTGTTGCTGCTCTCCTGTAGCTCCACATATGTGAACAACATCATGATAGTCATTGCAGATGTGTACTTTGGAGTGATCAATTTTATGCTCACTATATTGTCTTATGGCTTTATCATCTCCAATACCCTAAAGATCCGCACCacagaggggaagaagaaagcctTCTCTACCTGCTTCTCTCATCTCCTTATGGTCACCATATATTACACCACGATCATATACACTTACATGCTTCCAGGCTCCAGTTCTTCAATGGATAATGGCAAAGTGCTGGTTGTCTTGTACACCACAGTCAGTTCCGCCTTAAACCCTCTCATCTACACACTTAGGAATAAGGATTTTAAAGCAGCCCTCAGAAAATATTTGTATCTTTTTGGGAAATGATTAGAATAGACCAAGATGGCTTCCTTGGAATATTATTTCTAGACACTACTATGAAATCTagacacaagaaaaaaaatgtttagatgAACATCTTTATTCAgatttacataatgcttttttTTGAAATTGCTGTTTTTTCTTGTAAATCCCTTGtcctcaaagcccttcataatctactGCCTTTGCCTTCACACCTTTCTAGGCTTCTTCTAATTCATTATTGCGTTATTGTTCACTTTTTGTCCAATGATTCATGATCCTGTGGACTAtcctgtccatggggttttcttggtaaagatactggattgttttccatttccttttccagtggattaatgcagaggttaagcaatttgcccagggtcacacagccagtaagtatgtgagctggatttgatttcaggtcttcctgactccaggaccagtgctctatctacttatCCATCTAGCTATCCCTTATACCTTAATTCCTCACCAAATGTTCTTTGGTCCAatggcactggcctccttgcagTTCCATGAATAAGCATTCCATCTGTAGGGTCTGGTTACTGTCTTTGGCTGCTACTCattcctggaatgtgctccctactcatctctacctcctgacttccctggttccttcaagtctcacctaaaatttaccttctccaggaaatctttcccaacctctctttattctaatgccttccttgtgttaattatttcctatttttcctgtaggcagctaggtgatgttagtggatagagtgccacgtctggagtcaggaagaatcgtctttctcagttcaaatctggccctagatactagatgtgtgaccttggggaagccacttaatcctgtttgccttggtgtcctcgtatgtaaaatgagctagagaaggaaacaacaaatcactccagtatctttgccaaggaaaccttaAATTGTTTCATgtagagttagacatgactgaaatgattgaacgaCTATGTTTATCCTTTACATAGTTTATTTATTCATACttgtttgttttctcccccaattagattgtgaactccctgaggacagggactgtcatttGCATTTCTTGCATTTttagtgcttaatacagtgactggaacataggaggtgcttagtaaatgtttgttgactgataaaCTCGAGGTATTATACTTGGATATATACCCAATGCCTTTTAATGTTGCATGATTCACTACCGACCTGTTGGGAGTCATAGGGAAACACATCATGGCTGTTTAGAAGTTAAATTGAGACATAATGGATTCCTGATCTTTGCGGGCTTTTGAGTAGAGGCTTGATGATGATTTGTGAGGGATATTGTAGAGTGGGTTCTGGCTTCAGGGATGATTGGGATGGAATAGATTCTGACTTCATAaactttccaaatctttctccttccctgtccTATTC from Trichosurus vulpecula isolate mTriVul1 chromosome 8, mTriVul1.pri, whole genome shotgun sequence harbors:
- the LOC118830254 gene encoding LOW QUALITY PROTEIN: olfactory receptor 13A1-like (The sequence of the model RefSeq protein was modified relative to this genomic sequence to represent the inferred CDS: deleted 1 base in 1 codon); this translates as MALNNQTLVTEFLLQGFSATSQLQTFLFSTFLFLYLTALTGNILIVMAINLDSGLHTPMYFFLANLSMSDNGCTSTVLPKFLEDLSVVKKSISYGGCMTKLYFLPFFLLGTELLLFTAMAYDRYVAICHPLHYSTMMSRMVCMILVSSVWAAGALSSILQTGLMLQLMFCGPNEIKHFLCEIPSLLLLSCSSTYVNNIMIVIADVYFGVINFMLTILSYGFIISNTLKIRTTEGKKKAFSTCFSHLLMVTIYYTTIIYTYMLPGSSSSMDNGKVLVVLYTTVSSALNPLIYTLRNKDFKAALRKYLYLFGK